In the genome of Drosophila pseudoobscura strain MV-25-SWS-2005 chromosome 3, UCI_Dpse_MV25, whole genome shotgun sequence, one region contains:
- the MetRS gene encoding methionine--tRNA ligase, cytoplasmic: protein MIIYTNEGNPLGLQLLMLAKFAKRSVQLVNLNLNDAKFKDFLILPTLELDNGLRLFSPAAIAKYLFVDEGQLRDEWLEWSTTLLAPALAHHMAVGHRADPNALPVLNALVKKLDDCLKATPYLAGDKLSAADIAVWSLLAPDGTLKGAQNLESLHGWYNRVKALPEVQQVLAEQPLKDLSFNALQQSNRYGGLHHVPLKRLSLADAGKLLAETASTVADTVTDEELAAAGASFTYTAPKDVQEQRTVLPKAGERNVLITSALPYVNNVPHLGNIIGCVLSADIFARYSRCAGYNTLLICGTDEYGTATENKALAENMTPREICDKYFELHNSIYRWFGIGFDYFGRTTTQEQTDIVQEAFTDVHSAGYIITESVEQLLCQKCDRFLADRFVEGTCPHPGCGYADARGDQCDKCGKLVNATELIRPRCKVCNTAPILRSSDQLFIDLPKAEPRLREWVDKAENGWTHNAKVITRAWLREGLKPRCITRDLKWGIPVPHSGFEKKVFYVWFDAPFGYVSMTKRYTKEYQKWWQPAKGTDVELFQFMAKDNVPFHSVVWPSVLLAINKGHTLVSHIMATEYLNYEDGKFSKSRGIGVFGNDAQATGIPADVWRFYLASARPEGQDSSFSWNDLAARNNSELLNNLGNFVNRALVFCEKNFNSIVPEVVATEEELILLALVNRELRGYINSLEKAKLRDGIRHLLAISRHGNGYMQTQQPWVLLKGSDEQKKRAATIIGLCANIACLLANLLFPYMPSTARTLFAQLNAKQTPLNAEKPLATLLLPAGHKIGKPAPLFAKLEQSFIDELKTKYGGSQETKASVQSQSSTADLEQAVQAQADKVRQLKTSTKDKTVWQPEVSKLLDLKKQLEEAKKTAVAAPASAPAPSNGGQSVQDLEKAVQAQGEKVRNLKGSTKDKTVWQPEVNVLLDLKKQLEAAQKAAKAAAAAPAATTAAPPAASADAGQVKALEDKLAQQAEKVRTLKAKGDASVWKPEVDILLALKNQLAALTGAPAAGGQGKGKKKK, encoded by the exons ATGATAATATACACAAACGAAGGCAATCCCCTGGGACtgcagctgctgatgctggccaAATTCGCCAAGCGGTCGGTTCAACTGGTTAACCTAAATCTAAATG ATGCCAAATTCAAGGATTTCCTGATTCTACCCACACTGGAGCTGGACAATGGACTGCGTCTGTTCTCGCCTGCAGCCATCGCCAAGTATCTGTTCGTGGATGAGGGCCAGCTGAGGGATGAG TGGCTGGAATGGTCGACCACGTTGCTGGCGCCTGCCCTCGCCCATCACATGGCCGTGGGACACCGTGCCGATCCAAACGCTTTACCGGTGCTGAATGCTTTGGTGAAAAAGCTGGACGATTGCCTGAAAGCTACGCCTTACCTAGCCGGAGACAAGTTGAGCGCTGCTGACATTGCTGTTTGGTCACTTCTCGCTCCGGATGGCACTCTCAAGGGCGCGCAGAATTTGGAGAGCCTGCACGGCTGGTATAACCGGGTGAAAGCGTTGCCCGAGGTACAGCAGGTGTTGGCCGAACAGCCGCTGAAGGATCTTAGCTTCAATGCGCTGCAGCAGTCGAATCGCTATGGTGGACTACATCACGTGCCACTGAAACGTCTCAGCCTGGCGGATGCGGGCAAACTATTGGCGGAAACAGCATCCACAGTCGCGGACACAGTCACAGATGAGGAACTAGCCGCAGCAGGAGCTTCCTTTACGTACACAGCCCCCAAGGATGTCCAGGAGCAACGCACTGTGCTACCCAAAGCGGGCGAACGCAACGTGCTCATCACTTCGGCCCTGCCGTATGTTAACAATGTTCCCCACTTGGGCAACATAATTGGCTGTGTCCTGTCTGCGGATATTTTCGCTCGCTACTCCCGCTGCGCCGGCTACAACACGCTGCTCATCTGCGGCACAGATGAATATGGCACGGCCACGGAGAACAAGGCTCTGGCCGAGAACATGACGCCGCGGGAGATTTGCGACAAGTACTTTGAGCTCCACAATTCCATCTATCGCTGGTTTGGCATTGGTTTCGATTACTTTGGGCGCACCACCACCCAGGAGCAAACAGA CATTGTGCAGGAGGCATTCACGGATGTCCACAGTGCTGGGTATATCATCACAGAGAGCGTGGAGCAGTTGCTCTGCCAGAAGTGCGACCGTTTCCTGGCCGATCG CTTTGTGGAGGGCACCTGTCCGCATCCTGGCTGCGGCTATGCGGATGCCCGCGGCGATCAATGTGACAAATGCGGCAAGCTGGTGAATGCCACCGAACTGATCCGTCCACGCTGCAAAGTGTGCAACACTGCGCCCATCCTGCGCTCCTCGGATCAATTGTTTATCGATCTACCCAAGGCCGAGCCTCGGCTCCGTGAGTGGGTGGACAAGGCGGAGAATGGGTGGACCCACAATGCCAAAGTGATCACGAGAGCCTGGCTGAGGGAGGGCCTCAAGCCGCGATGCATCACGCGAGATCTGAAATGGGGAATTCCAGTGCCCCACAGCGGCTTCGAGAAGAAGGTCTTTTATGTGTGGTTCGATGCGCCCTTCGGATACGTGTCGATGACTAAGCGCTACACCAAGGAGTATCAGAAATGGTGGCAGCCCGCCAAGGGAACTGACGTGGAGCTGTTCCAGTTCATGGCCAAGGACAATGTGCCCTTCCACTCGGTTGTGTGGCCCAGCGTCCTGCTGGCCATCAATAAGGGACACACGCTCGTGTCGCACATAATGGCCACCGAGTATCTGAACTACGAGGATGGAAAGTTCAGCAAGAGTCGCGGAATCGGAGTCTTTGGCAATGATGCCCAGGCAACGGGCATTCCGGCAGATGTCTGGCGCTTCTATTTGGCCTCGGCACGACCAGAGGGCCAGGACTCGAGCTTCAGTTGGAACGATTTGGCGGCACGCAACAACTCTGAGCTTCTCAACAATTTGGGCAACTTTGTCAATCGTGCTCTGGTCTTCTGCGAGAAGAACTTCAACAGCATTGTTCCCGAGGTGGTCGCCACGGAAGAGGAGCTCATTTTGCTGGCCCTTGTCAACCGCGAGCTCCGCGGATACATCAATTCTTTGGAGAAAGCCAAGCTGCGCGATGGCATTCGTCATCTTTTGGCTATTTCCCGGCATGGCAATGGTTATATGCAGACACAGCAGCCCTGGGTGCTCCTCAAGGGCAGCGATGAGCAAAAGAAGCGCGCTGCCACCATCATTGGCTTGTGCGCAAACATTGCCTGTCTGTTGGCTAACCTCCTCTTCCCCTACATGCCCTCCACGGCACGAACTCTCTTTGCCCAGCTCAACGCCAAACAGACGCCGCTCAATGCAGA GAAACCATTGGCCACCTTGCTACTCCCCGCAGGACACAAGATCGGAAAGCCCGCGCCCCTCTTCGCCAAACTGGAGCAGTCCTTCATTGATGAGCTCAAGACCAAGTATGGTGGATCCCAGGAGACGAAAGCGTCCGTGCAGAGCCAGTCAAGCACCGCAGACCTGGAGCAAGCCGTGCAAGCTCAGGCCGATAAGGTGCGACAGCTAAAGACGAGCACCAAGGACAAGACAGTGTGGCAGCCAGAAGTCAGCAAACTGCTAGACCTGAAGAAGCAACTGGAGGAGGCTAAGAAGACCGCTGTAGCTGCGccagcttctgctcctgcgccATCGAATGGTGGACAATCAGTGCAGGATCTGGAGAAGGCCGTACAAGCGCAGGGCGAAAAGGTGCGAAACCTAAAGGGTAGCACAAAAGACAAAACGGTGTGGCAGCCAGAGGTGAATGTGCTGCTTGATCTGAAGAAACAGCTCGAAGCTGCACAAAAGGCAGCCAAagcggctgcagcagctcctgctgcaactacagctgctcctcctgcagccTCGGCCGACGCAGGCCAAGTCAAGGCATTGGAAGACAAACTTGCACAGCAGGCAGAAAAGGTGAGAACCTTAAAAGCCAAGGGTGATGCGTCTGTGTGGAAGCCAGAAGTTGATATTCTCTTGGCCCTGAAGAACCAGCTGGCGGCTCTGACTGGAGCACCAGCCGCTGGCGGACAGGGCAAGggcaagaagaagaagtaA
- the ND-MWFE gene encoding NADH dehydrogenase [ubiquinone] 1 alpha subcomplex subunit 1 isoform X1 yields the protein MWFEILPGAAIITVLLSVPIYAMYGVQKLTLGNAFRRNMDERFSRVMYQRDFRLTDNPYLMNGLDAIPDDEEDDQNKELNEDFNVGDDPDQEN from the exons ATGTGGTTCGAAATCCTACCTGGCGCTGCTATTATCACCGTGCTCCTGTCCGTGCCCATATACGCCATGTACGGCGTGCAGAAGCTGACGCTGGGCAAT GCCTTCCGTCGCAACATGGACGAGCGTTTCAGCCGTGTGATGTACCAACGCGACTTCCGACTGACCGATAATCCATACTTGATGAAT GGACTTGACGCCATTCCCGATGATGAAGAAGACGATCAGAATAAGGAGCTGAATGAAGATTTCAATGTGGGTGATGATCCCGATCAGGAAAATTAG
- the ND-MWFE gene encoding NADH dehydrogenase [ubiquinone] 1 alpha subcomplex subunit 1 isoform X2 gives MWFEILPGAAIITVLLSVPIYAMYGVQKLTLGNAFRRNMDERFSRVMYQRDFRLTDNPYLMNGLDAIPDEKKE, from the exons ATGTGGTTCGAAATCCTACCTGGCGCTGCTATTATCACCGTGCTCCTGTCCGTGCCCATATACGCCATGTACGGCGTGCAGAAGCTGACGCTGGGCAAT GCCTTCCGTCGCAACATGGACGAGCGTTTCAGCCGTGTGATGTACCAACGCGACTTCCGACTGACCGATAATCCATACTTGATGAAT GGCCTCGATGCCATACCAGACGAGAAGAAGGAATAA
- the Nrk gene encoding tyrosine-protein kinase transmembrane receptor Ror2 — MAARLRVGVGGVGGVGLGPALGMRKIPSLLVFVVSLGLCVFLFNSGVHGNSLNAIEEPARRHHQHQRHHEHDRERAEDNGYCAPYNGKVCKQYIVGQVWYSLDDPTGGWKNEQTTTALWDELISDLTGLCREAAEKMLCAYAFPNCHVEDGQAVRAPLCFEDCQATHLQFCYNDWVLIEEKKERNMFIKSRGSFRLPNCSALPHYDTSMRRPNCSYIGLTEIKESEASYDCRNGNGRFYLGTMNVTKSGIPCQRWDTQHPHKHIQPPLVFPQLLEGENYCRNAGGEEEQPWCYTVDESVRWQHCDLPICPDYVDPNANDMNTPIKMEKFFTPSMIFLLAGIGFIGIVALHLMILLIYKLSKHKDYSQPPGGTGPGSGTGGGDCNASMRAGECGGNLATSRETLGGANTNTLAKWGTIRSTATIHSNCVTLTTVAIQDTKGQQNARLEKLEYPRGDIVYVRSLGQGAFGRVFQAKAPGLVPGQDDLLVAVKMLKDDASDQMQMDFEREACLLAEFEHPNIVKLLGVCALGRPMCLLFEYMAPGDLSEFLRACSPFATHQAQPRDRLQLNEKHLLQMAADIASGMLYLAERKFVHRDLATRNCLINEHMTVKIADFGLSHKIYLQDYYKGDENDFIPIRWMPLESILYNKFSLESDVWAYGIVLWEIFSFALQPYFGLTHEEVIKYIKEGNVLGCPDNTPLSVYALMRRCWNRKSSERPGFAEINHCIQHSIAENECKAML; from the exons ATGGCTGCCCGGTTGAGGGTGGGAGTAGGTGGCGTTGGGGGTGTGGGCTTGGGGCCAGCTTTGGGGATGAGGAAAATACCgagtttgttggtttttgtggtttccTTGGGGCTGTGCGTGTTCTTATTTAACAGTGGAGTGCACGGCAACTCGCTGAACGCCATCGAGGAGCCAGCGCGgcgccaccaccagcaccagcgtCATCACGAGCACGACAGGGAACGGGCTGAGGACAATGGCTACTGTGCTCCCTACAATGGCAAGGTGTGCAAGCAGTACATTGTCGGCCAGGTGTGGTACAGCCTGGACGACCCAACGGGTGGCTGGAAGAATGAGCAGACCACAACGGCGCTGTGGGACGAGCTGATTAGCGACCTCACCGGTCTGTGCCGCGAGGCGGCTGAG AAAATGCTGTGCGCCTATGCGTTTCCCAACTGTCATGTGGAGGACGGACAAGCTGTGAGGGCTCCGCTCTGCTTCGAGGACTGCCAGGCCACCCATCTGCAGTTCTGCTACAACGATTGGGTGCTCATCGAGGAGAAGAAGGAGCGCAATATGTTCATCAAGAGTCGGGGCTCCTTCCGGCTGCCcaactgctctgctctgccgcaCTACGACACCTCCATGCGGCGGCCGAACTGTTCGTACATAGGCCTCACGGAGATCAAGGAGTCGGAAGCTAGCT ACGATTGCCGAAATGGCAACGGCCGATTTTATCTAGGAACTATGAACGTGACCAAATCGGGAATTCCCTGCCAGCGCTGGGACACACAGCATCCACACAAGCACATCCAGCCACCCCTGGTGTTTCCACAGCTTCTGGAGGGCGAGAACTACTGCCGGAATGCTGGtggagaggaggagcagccctGGTGTTACACGGTGGACGAATCTGTGCGCTGGCAGCACTGCGACCTTCCCATATGCC CCGACTATGTGGATCCCAATGCCAACGACATGAACACGCCCATCAAGATGGAGAAGTTCTTCACCCCCTCAATGATTTTCCTGCTGGCGGGGATCGGTTTCATTGGGATCGTGGCCCTCCATCTGATGATATTGCTGATATATAAGCTGTCCAAGCATAAGGACTACTCCCAGCCGCCGGGAGGAACTGGACCAGGATCTGGCACTGGCGGGGGTGATTGCAATGCCTCGATGAGGGCCGGTGAGTGCGGAGGCAACTTGGCGACCAGTCGAGAGACACTAGGAGGAGCAAATACCAACACACTGGCCAAGTGGGGCACCATCCGCAGCACGGCCACCATCCACAGCAACTGTGTCACCCTCACCACGGTGGCCATTCAGGATACCAAGGGCCAACAGAATGCTCGTCTGGAGAAGCTGGAGTATCCACGCGGCGATATTGTGTATGTGCGCTCCCTGGGACAGGGCGCCTTCGGTCGGGTGTTCCAGGCCAAGGCCCCGGGTCTGGTGCCCGGCCAGGACGATCTCCTGGTGGCCGTCAAGATGCTCAAGGACGATGCCAGCGATCAGATGCAAATGGATTTCGAGCGGGAAGCCTGCCTGCTGGCCGAATTTGAGCATCCAAACATCGTGAAGCTGCTGGGTGTGTGCGCCCTGGGCCGGCCTATGTGCCTGCTCTTCGAGTACATGGCACCAGGAGATCTCAGCGAGTTCCTGCGCGCCTGCTCACCCTTTGCCACCCACCAGGCCCAGCCCCGTGACCGGCTGCAGCTGAACGAGAAGCACCTGCTGCAAATGGCCGCCGATATTGCATCGGGAATGCTCTACCTGGCGGAGCGGAAGTTCGTACACCGCGACCTGGCCACTCGCAACTGCCTGATCAACGAGCACATGACGGTGAAGATAGCCGACTTCGGACTATCGCACAAGATCTATCTGCAGGACTACTACAAGGGCGACGAGAACGACTTTATACCTATCCGCTGGATGCCACTGGAGAGCATTCTGTACAACAAATTCTCGCTGGAGTCGGATGTGTGGGCCTACGGCATCGTGCTCTGGGAGATCTTCTCCTTCGCCCTGCAGCCGTACTTTGGGCTCACCCACGAGGAGGTCATCAAGTACATCAAGGAGGGCAATGTTCTCGGCTGTCCGGACAACACGCCACTTTCCGTCTACGCCCTGATGCGTCGCTGCTGGAACCGCAAGTCCAGCGAGCGACCAGGCTTTGCAGAGATCAACCACTGCATCCAGCACAGCATAGCAGAGAACGAGTGCAAAGCCATGCTCTAG